One part of the Mycolicibacterium aromaticivorans JS19b1 = JCM 16368 genome encodes these proteins:
- a CDS encoding TetR/AcrR family transcriptional regulator → MTRTPTPDRKSRGSTRTKMLVSAAEMLRERGAAGVTIDEVLARSGAPRGSVYHHFPEGRSQILREALEYAGYAITTAIDEAACENAGVLLRRYVQLWEDALITSDYTAGCPVLAAAIGSGEDEQQLTAVAGEIFSRWREASKQAYLREGFDAADASALADTTLSAMEGAVVLCRSVRSLQPLHDVAAQMEFLIKAKEFVKKFGVPTLNP, encoded by the coding sequence ATGACCCGGACCCCGACACCCGATCGAAAGAGCCGCGGCTCCACCCGCACCAAGATGCTGGTGAGTGCCGCCGAGATGCTGCGTGAACGCGGCGCCGCCGGCGTGACGATCGACGAGGTGCTGGCCCGCAGCGGTGCGCCGCGCGGTTCGGTCTATCACCATTTCCCCGAGGGGCGAAGCCAGATCCTGCGCGAGGCACTGGAATACGCCGGCTACGCGATCACGACCGCCATCGACGAGGCGGCATGCGAGAACGCCGGGGTGCTTCTGCGCCGCTATGTACAACTCTGGGAAGACGCCCTGATCACCAGCGATTACACCGCCGGCTGTCCGGTGCTGGCCGCAGCCATCGGATCCGGTGAGGACGAACAACAGCTCACCGCAGTCGCCGGTGAGATCTTCAGCCGCTGGCGCGAGGCATCCAAGCAGGCCTACCTACGGGAAGGCTTCGACGCCGCCGACGCCAGCGCACTGGCCGACACCACCTTGTCGGCGATGGAAGGTGCGGTCGTGCTGTGCCGCTCGGTGCGCAGCCTGCAGCCCCTTCATGACGTCGCCGCCCAGATGGAATTCCTGATCAAGGCAAAGGAATTCGTGAAGAAGTTCGGTGTGCCGACCCTGAACCCCTGA
- a CDS encoding acyl-CoA dehydrogenase, producing the protein MSHYKSNVRDLEFNLFEFLDVEKALDAYPDLDGDSIREMLAEAARLAEGPVAESFAETDRHPPTFDPGTHAVSLPEPFCTSMRAWQQGEWFRIGLSEEVGGVPAPAMVTWAIDELVLGANPAVFMYMAGPIMANILFHIGNEQQRHWAALAAERNWCATMVLTEPDAGSDVGAGRTKAVDAGDGTWHIEGVKRFITNGDTGDFFENILHLVLARPEGAGPGTKGLSLFLVPKFLLDPETGEPGERNGAFVTNLEHKMGLKASATTELSLGLNGKPAIGWLVGDVHNGIAQMFKVIEYARMFVGTKAIATLSTGYLNALEYAKTRVQGADLTQMTDKTAPRVTIIHHPDVRRALMTQKAYAEGLRALYLYTAAHQDPAVAQIVSGADASMAERVNDLLLPIVKGVGSERAYQCLTESLQTFGGSGFLQDYPIEQYIRDAKIDSLYEGTTAIQAQDFFFRKIARDQGGALGHVVTQIEKFVDSPDPRPELAAARASLTDALDNVRAVATVMTGYLLGAQEDARELYRVGLESVGFLLAVGDLLIGWFLLRQAEIALHALDGDPDPREQDFYRGKVAVAKFFAGNVLPRLAAERKVAESIDVSIMDLPEEAF; encoded by the coding sequence ATGAGCCACTACAAGAGCAATGTCCGCGACCTCGAGTTCAATCTCTTCGAGTTCCTTGATGTGGAGAAGGCTCTCGACGCCTATCCCGACCTCGACGGGGATTCGATCCGGGAGATGCTGGCCGAGGCAGCCCGGCTGGCCGAGGGGCCGGTCGCCGAATCGTTCGCCGAGACCGACCGTCATCCGCCCACATTCGACCCCGGTACCCATGCGGTGTCGTTGCCCGAGCCGTTCTGCACGTCGATGCGGGCCTGGCAGCAGGGGGAGTGGTTCCGCATCGGGCTGTCCGAGGAGGTGGGCGGCGTCCCGGCGCCTGCAATGGTCACCTGGGCGATCGACGAACTCGTGCTCGGGGCCAATCCCGCGGTGTTCATGTACATGGCCGGGCCGATCATGGCCAACATCCTGTTCCACATCGGCAACGAGCAGCAGCGGCACTGGGCCGCCCTGGCAGCCGAACGCAACTGGTGCGCCACCATGGTGCTGACCGAGCCGGACGCCGGCTCCGACGTGGGTGCGGGCCGCACCAAGGCGGTCGACGCCGGCGACGGGACCTGGCACATCGAAGGCGTCAAACGGTTCATCACCAACGGTGACACCGGCGACTTCTTCGAGAACATCCTTCATCTGGTGCTGGCGCGCCCGGAAGGCGCCGGCCCCGGCACCAAGGGCCTGAGTCTCTTCCTGGTGCCCAAGTTCCTGCTCGATCCCGAGACCGGCGAGCCGGGCGAGCGCAATGGCGCGTTCGTCACCAACCTCGAACACAAGATGGGACTGAAGGCCTCGGCCACCACCGAACTCAGCCTGGGCCTGAACGGTAAGCCGGCCATCGGCTGGCTGGTGGGCGATGTGCACAACGGCATAGCCCAGATGTTCAAGGTCATCGAGTACGCACGAATGTTCGTGGGCACCAAGGCGATTGCGACGCTGTCCACCGGTTACCTCAATGCGCTGGAGTATGCCAAGACCAGGGTGCAGGGCGCCGACCTGACCCAGATGACCGACAAGACGGCACCTCGGGTGACGATCATTCATCACCCCGATGTGCGACGTGCCCTGATGACGCAGAAGGCGTACGCCGAAGGGCTGCGCGCGCTCTACCTCTACACCGCGGCACACCAGGATCCTGCGGTGGCACAGATCGTTTCGGGTGCCGACGCCTCGATGGCCGAGCGGGTCAACGATCTGCTGCTGCCGATCGTCAAGGGTGTCGGCTCCGAACGCGCCTACCAGTGCCTGACCGAGTCGCTGCAGACGTTCGGCGGATCCGGCTTCCTGCAGGACTACCCGATCGAGCAGTACATCCGCGACGCCAAGATCGACTCGCTCTACGAGGGCACCACCGCCATCCAGGCCCAGGACTTCTTCTTCCGCAAGATCGCCCGGGACCAGGGTGGGGCACTGGGGCATGTCGTCACCCAGATCGAGAAGTTCGTCGACAGCCCCGACCCGCGGCCCGAGCTGGCCGCCGCGCGCGCATCGCTGACCGACGCGCTGGACAACGTGCGCGCGGTCGCGACCGTGATGACCGGTTATCTGCTGGGGGCGCAAGAGGATGCTCGCGAGCTCTACCGGGTGGGACTGGAATCGGTCGGCTTCCTCCTCGCCGTCGGCGACCTGCTGATCGGCTGGTTCCTGTTGCGCCAGGCCGAGATCGCGCTACACGCACTCGACGGCGACCCGGATCCGCGTGAGCAGGATTTCTACCGCGGCAAGGTGGCGGTGGCGAAGTTCTTCGCCGGCAACGTGCTGCCGCGGCTGGCCGCCGAGCGGAAGGTCGCGGAGTCGATCGACGTGTCGATCATGGACCTGCCCGAAGAGGCCTTCTGA
- a CDS encoding MaoC family dehydratase — protein MKVITSIDDAASAVGEELGVSEWLQIDQKRINDFADATGDHQWIHVDVEKAKAESPYGTPIAHGFLTLSLVPALSKDNFRIENAKMAINYGLNKVRFVAAVPVDSSIRVRSELVGADKVDDNTVNLTVKHTIEIDGVDKPAAVAEMIVRALF, from the coding sequence ATGAAGGTGATCACGTCCATCGACGACGCGGCGTCCGCGGTCGGCGAGGAGCTCGGCGTCAGCGAGTGGCTGCAGATCGATCAGAAGCGCATCAATGACTTCGCCGACGCGACCGGGGATCATCAGTGGATCCACGTGGATGTGGAGAAGGCCAAGGCCGAAAGCCCTTACGGCACACCGATTGCGCACGGTTTCCTGACGCTGTCGCTGGTTCCCGCACTGTCCAAGGACAACTTCCGCATCGAGAACGCGAAGATGGCGATCAACTACGGACTCAACAAGGTTCGGTTCGTGGCGGCCGTCCCGGTGGACAGCAGCATCCGGGTGCGGTCCGAACTCGTCGGCGCCGACAAGGTCGACGACAACACCGTCAACCTGACCGTCAAGCACACCATCGAGATCGACGGTGTCGACAAGCCCGCCGCCGTCGCCGAGATGATCGTCCGCGCGCTCTTCTAA
- a CDS encoding aldehyde dehydrogenase, whose product MTQGTISGTKFKTEWDKLFIGGKWTEPSTSEVIEVQSPATGELVGTVPLAAKADVDAACAAARKAFDEGPWPQMSPAERGEILGRAVKILEERAEEFKFLLAAETGQPPTIVDMMQYGAAMSSFQYFAGAADKFTWRDFRDGVYGTTMVLREPIGVVAAVTAWNVPFFLAANKLGPALLAGCTIVVKPAAETPLSLFAMADVFAEAGLPEGVLSVVPGGPETGRALTANPEIDKFTFTGSSGVGKEIAKIAAEKLKPCTLELGGKSAAIILEDADLDSTLPMLVFSGLMNCGQACVGQTRILAPRSRYDEVVEKLSAAVAAMPIGLPDNPGAMIGPLISEKQRERVEGYIKKGVEEGARLVTGGERPEGLDGGWFVQPTVFADVDNSMTIAQEEIFGPVLAVIPYETEEDAVRIANDSVYGLAGSVYTTDNDKAMKIAAQIRTGTYAVNMYAFDPGSPFGGYKNSGIGRENGPEGIEAYTQAKSVLLPFGYTPE is encoded by the coding sequence ATGACACAGGGCACAATTTCGGGCACGAAGTTCAAAACTGAGTGGGACAAGCTGTTCATCGGCGGCAAGTGGACCGAACCGTCCACCTCCGAGGTCATTGAAGTGCAATCCCCCGCCACCGGCGAACTGGTCGGCACGGTGCCGCTGGCCGCCAAGGCCGACGTCGACGCCGCCTGCGCCGCCGCCCGCAAGGCGTTCGACGAAGGCCCGTGGCCGCAGATGTCGCCCGCCGAGCGCGGCGAGATCCTGGGCCGCGCCGTCAAGATCCTCGAAGAGCGGGCCGAGGAGTTCAAGTTCCTGCTGGCCGCCGAGACCGGCCAGCCGCCGACGATCGTCGACATGATGCAGTACGGCGCCGCGATGTCGTCGTTCCAGTACTTCGCCGGCGCCGCCGACAAGTTCACCTGGCGCGACTTCCGCGACGGTGTGTACGGCACCACGATGGTGCTGCGCGAGCCGATCGGCGTGGTCGCCGCCGTCACCGCGTGGAACGTCCCGTTCTTCCTGGCCGCCAACAAGCTGGGCCCCGCGCTGCTGGCCGGCTGCACCATCGTCGTGAAGCCTGCCGCGGAGACCCCGCTGTCGCTGTTCGCGATGGCGGACGTCTTCGCCGAGGCCGGCCTGCCGGAAGGCGTCCTGTCGGTGGTGCCCGGTGGACCCGAGACCGGCCGCGCCCTGACCGCCAACCCCGAGATCGACAAGTTCACCTTCACCGGGTCCAGCGGTGTCGGCAAGGAGATCGCCAAGATCGCCGCCGAGAAGCTCAAGCCGTGCACCTTGGAGCTGGGCGGCAAGTCGGCCGCGATCATCCTCGAGGACGCCGACCTGGACTCGACGTTGCCGATGCTGGTCTTCTCCGGACTGATGAACTGCGGGCAGGCATGTGTCGGCCAGACCCGCATCCTCGCGCCGCGCTCACGCTACGACGAGGTCGTGGAGAAGTTGTCCGCCGCCGTCGCGGCCATGCCCATCGGACTGCCCGACAACCCTGGCGCCATGATCGGCCCGCTGATCAGCGAGAAGCAGCGCGAGCGGGTCGAGGGCTACATCAAGAAGGGTGTCGAGGAAGGCGCCCGCCTGGTCACCGGCGGTGAGCGTCCCGAGGGGCTCGACGGCGGCTGGTTTGTGCAGCCGACGGTCTTCGCCGACGTCGACAATTCGATGACGATCGCGCAGGAGGAGATCTTTGGACCCGTCCTGGCGGTGATCCCCTACGAGACCGAAGAGGATGCCGTCCGCATCGCGAACGACTCCGTCTACGGTCTGGCCGGTTCGGTCTACACCACCGACAACGACAAGGCGATGAAGATCGCCGCCCAGATCCGCACCGGTACCTACGCGGTCAACATGTACGCGTTCGATCCGGGTTCGCCGTTCGGTGGCTACAAGAACTCCGGCATCGGCCGGGAGAACGGGCCCGAGGGTATCGAGGCGTACACCCAGGCCAAGAGCGTGCTGCTGCCGTTCGGGTACACCCCCGAATAG
- a CDS encoding class I SAM-dependent methyltransferase encodes MAVTDLFARRATLGRSTRLLSEFRYEQSDPARFYGALAADTADMVTDLWQAVNGPVAGHTLVDVGGGPGYYATAFARSGWNYVGVEPDPSEMHAAEQVRQSGPGSFVRASGMALPFADGSVDVCLSSNVAEHVPRPWRLGAEMLRVTRPGGLAILSYTVWLGPFGGHEMGLTHYLGGARAAARYTRKHGHPPKNNYGSSLFAVSAAAGLRWAAGTGALVAAFPRYHPRWAWGLTGLPGVREFLVSNLVLVLQPPIPRNEQVLVSVSSR; translated from the coding sequence ATGGCCGTCACCGACCTGTTCGCCCGGCGCGCGACGCTGGGCCGATCGACCCGGCTGCTCAGTGAATTCCGCTACGAACAGTCCGACCCCGCCCGCTTCTATGGCGCCCTTGCCGCCGACACCGCGGACATGGTCACCGACCTGTGGCAGGCCGTCAACGGTCCGGTGGCCGGGCACACGCTCGTCGACGTCGGCGGCGGACCGGGCTATTACGCCACCGCGTTCGCCCGATCGGGCTGGAACTACGTCGGCGTCGAACCGGATCCGAGTGAGATGCACGCCGCCGAGCAGGTCCGGCAGTCCGGCCCGGGTTCGTTCGTCCGGGCATCCGGGATGGCATTGCCGTTCGCCGACGGCAGTGTCGACGTGTGCCTGTCGTCGAATGTCGCCGAGCACGTGCCGCGCCCGTGGCGGCTCGGGGCGGAGATGCTGCGGGTGACCCGGCCCGGCGGTCTGGCGATCCTGTCCTACACCGTCTGGCTGGGGCCGTTCGGCGGCCACGAGATGGGTCTTACGCACTATCTGGGCGGGGCCCGGGCCGCCGCCCGCTACACCCGCAAGCACGGCCACCCGCCGAAGAACAACTACGGGTCGTCGCTATTCGCCGTGTCCGCGGCCGCAGGCCTGCGCTGGGCGGCGGGTACCGGGGCACTCGTCGCGGCATTCCCGCGCTACCACCCGCGATGGGCCTGGGGGCTGACCGGCCTGCCCGGCGTACGGGAGTTCCTGGTGAGCAACCTGGTGCTGGTGCTGCAGCCGCCGATTCCCCGAAATGAACAGGTTCTAGTTTCTGTCTCCAGTAGGTAG
- a CDS encoding glycosyltransferase family 4 protein codes for MSTPVRSVLLLCWRDTGHPQGGGSETYVQRIGTLLAESGMDVTLRTARYRGAPRRELVDGVRISRGGGPYSVYIWAGLAMVAARFGLGPLRRVRPDVVIDTQNGVPFLARLAFGRRVAVLVHHCHREQWPVAGRFFGRLGWLVESWLSPRMHRHNQYVTVSLPSARDLSDLGIDAGRIAVVRNGLDDAPPETLTAQRSSTPRVVVLSRLVPHKQIEDALDAVAELRPRVDGLHLDIVGGGWWHDRLVERAEYLGISDAVTFHGHVDDHTKHAVVQRSWVHVLPSRKEGWGLAVIEAAQHGVPTIGYRSSGGLTDSVIDGVTGVLADDHHDLVDRLERLLADHVLRDELGAKAKARSRDFSWQQSADAMRTVLESVHAGGRVSGVI; via the coding sequence ATGTCCACACCCGTTCGCTCCGTCCTGCTGCTGTGCTGGCGGGACACCGGCCACCCGCAGGGTGGCGGCAGCGAAACCTACGTCCAGCGCATCGGCACGCTGCTGGCCGAATCCGGCATGGATGTGACGCTGCGCACCGCCCGCTACCGCGGCGCTCCCCGCCGCGAACTGGTCGACGGTGTCCGGATCAGCCGCGGCGGCGGGCCCTACAGCGTGTACATCTGGGCAGGGCTGGCCATGGTCGCCGCCCGGTTCGGGCTAGGACCGCTGCGCCGCGTGCGTCCCGACGTCGTGATCGACACCCAGAACGGGGTGCCCTTCCTTGCCCGGCTCGCCTTCGGCCGCCGGGTCGCCGTCTTGGTGCACCACTGCCACCGTGAACAGTGGCCGGTGGCCGGTCGCTTCTTCGGCAGGCTGGGCTGGCTGGTCGAATCGTGGCTCTCGCCGCGCATGCACCGGCACAACCAGTACGTCACCGTCTCCCTGCCGTCGGCGCGCGACCTGTCCGACCTCGGCATCGACGCCGGACGGATTGCCGTGGTGCGCAACGGGCTCGACGACGCTCCGCCGGAAACCCTGACCGCGCAACGGTCCTCGACACCCCGGGTTGTGGTGTTGTCACGACTGGTGCCGCACAAGCAGATCGAGGACGCATTGGACGCGGTCGCCGAGTTGCGGCCCCGCGTCGACGGCCTGCACCTGGACATCGTCGGCGGCGGCTGGTGGCACGACCGCCTGGTGGAGCGGGCCGAGTACCTCGGCATCTCCGACGCGGTCACCTTCCACGGTCATGTGGACGACCACACCAAACACGCTGTGGTGCAACGGTCCTGGGTGCATGTGCTGCCGTCGCGCAAAGAGGGTTGGGGTCTTGCCGTCATCGAGGCCGCCCAGCACGGTGTGCCGACCATCGGCTACCGGTCCTCGGGTGGTCTCACCGACTCGGTCATCGACGGAGTCACCGGCGTGCTGGCTGACGATCACCACGATCTGGTGGATCGCCTGGAACGCCTGCTGGCGGACCACGTTCTGCGTGACGAGCTCGGCGCCAAGGCCAAGGCCCGCAGCCGGGACTTCTCCTGGCAGCAGAGCGCCGACGCCATGCGCACCGTCCTGGAGTCGGTGCATGCCGGCGGTCGGGTCAGCGGCGTCATCTAG
- a CDS encoding diol dehydratase reactivase ATPase-like domain-containing protein, protein MVAGIDVGNHTTEIVIARTSSGSVEPLCHGQAPTRGRKGSRESLAGAAALLHKLEVQAECTVDEVVLSVLRPVDTATAPLPPPTPPHCPVRSLRRPSASTPAGAGSAVGVHVPLADVTGPAVAGSAIVSVGATVDFEIAAGQISEAVERGWHIAGVIVERDEAVLIANRIPAGIPVVDEVDLTGLRPGAPVAIEVVAQGRSYRALADPLALSAALGVAHEHIHQIAEFTRELADSPAIAVTLRDGEPEPPSADDDYAECRVDGVVRRYSPAEAESLLRVRPPGTVVAVRLAALPSAASGITVDDAYFTSLKAIDDGAWLRRGVAETSGTVVALLAADEVADAAATLTELCDRPARTIASEPWAAARGAQTTPHLPPGSIVCDIGGGTIDLIGENQEVVAAGAGEAITTAVAATLGVPRALAEQIKRSPAIRVEGPHIAHEEDGRRVFLDAPAPPEAIGRLCTRGNAGLVPFSNRLAAEEWRSLRLAVKQQTVAANIARCLKAFEQPPVALVLAGGGALDDELLRTVGESLRSVPVAVGRANVDGAHGPRYAVASGLVHLHAEGA, encoded by the coding sequence GTGGTGGCCGGAATCGACGTCGGAAACCACACCACCGAGATCGTCATCGCCCGGACGTCGTCCGGCTCAGTGGAACCCTTATGCCACGGACAGGCGCCGACCCGGGGGCGCAAGGGATCTCGGGAATCCCTTGCCGGCGCGGCAGCACTATTGCACAAACTCGAGGTGCAGGCAGAGTGCACGGTCGACGAGGTGGTGCTGTCGGTTTTGCGGCCGGTGGACACCGCCACCGCACCACTGCCGCCACCGACACCGCCGCACTGCCCGGTGCGAAGTCTGCGCAGGCCCAGCGCCAGCACGCCGGCCGGGGCGGGATCAGCCGTTGGCGTGCACGTACCGCTTGCCGACGTCACCGGACCGGCGGTGGCCGGATCGGCGATCGTATCGGTCGGCGCGACAGTTGATTTCGAGATCGCGGCAGGACAGATCAGCGAAGCCGTCGAACGCGGATGGCACATCGCCGGGGTGATCGTCGAGCGCGACGAAGCCGTGCTGATCGCCAACCGGATACCCGCAGGCATCCCGGTCGTCGACGAAGTCGACCTCACCGGTTTGCGACCGGGCGCGCCGGTGGCGATCGAGGTGGTGGCGCAAGGGCGGTCGTATCGGGCGCTGGCCGACCCGCTCGCGCTGTCCGCGGCGCTGGGGGTGGCCCACGAGCACATTCACCAGATCGCCGAGTTCACCCGCGAATTGGCGGATTCACCGGCCATCGCGGTGACTCTGCGTGATGGAGAACCCGAGCCGCCGTCCGCCGACGACGACTATGCGGAATGTCGCGTGGACGGCGTCGTGCGGCGCTATTCGCCGGCCGAGGCCGAAAGTCTGCTGCGGGTCCGGCCGCCCGGCACCGTGGTGGCGGTGCGCCTGGCCGCACTGCCCTCGGCCGCATCCGGAATCACGGTCGACGACGCCTACTTCACGAGCCTGAAGGCCATCGACGACGGAGCCTGGCTGCGCCGCGGAGTGGCGGAGACCAGCGGAACGGTGGTCGCGCTGCTGGCCGCCGATGAGGTGGCCGACGCAGCCGCCACGCTGACGGAGCTGTGTGACCGCCCGGCTCGCACCATCGCGTCGGAACCGTGGGCGGCCGCGCGCGGCGCACAGACCACCCCCCATCTGCCGCCGGGGTCGATCGTCTGCGATATCGGCGGCGGGACCATCGACCTGATCGGCGAGAACCAGGAAGTGGTCGCTGCCGGTGCCGGTGAGGCCATCACCACCGCGGTCGCGGCAACTCTCGGAGTGCCACGGGCACTGGCCGAGCAGATCAAGCGTTCACCGGCCATCCGGGTGGAGGGGCCGCACATCGCTCACGAGGAGGACGGCCGCCGGGTGTTTCTGGACGCACCCGCCCCGCCCGAAGCGATCGGCCGGTTGTGCACCCGCGGCAACGCCGGACTGGTGCCGTTCTCCAACCGGCTGGCCGCCGAGGAGTGGCGCAGCCTGCGGTTGGCGGTCAAGCAGCAGACCGTGGCTGCCAACATCGCGCGCTGTCTGAAGGCGTTCGAGCAGCCGCCCGTCGCACTGGTGCTGGCCGGCGGCGGAGCGTTGGACGACGAACTGTTGCGGACGGTCGGCGAGTCGCTGCGCTCGGTTCCGGTGGCCGTCGGCCGGGCGAACGTCGACGGTGCACACGGGCCTCGGTATGCCGTCGCCTCCGGGCTGGTTCACCTTCACGCCGAAGGCGCTTGA
- a CDS encoding diol dehydratase small subunit: MIEDRFTVAAAVDGKLTLADLRMEPAALVHQADVAAAGGNPQLAENFLRAAELATMGDDEVMKLYEALRPHRSTAPELDALAAALEARGATRCAELVRHAAAVYQRRGLLR; this comes from the coding sequence ATGATCGAGGATCGTTTCACCGTGGCGGCCGCCGTCGACGGCAAGCTCACGTTGGCGGATCTGCGGATGGAGCCGGCGGCGCTGGTTCACCAGGCTGATGTCGCCGCGGCGGGCGGCAATCCGCAACTGGCCGAGAACTTCCTCCGTGCAGCCGAATTGGCAACGATGGGCGACGACGAGGTGATGAAGCTCTACGAGGCACTGCGTCCGCACCGGTCGACGGCGCCGGAACTGGACGCGCTCGCGGCCGCCTTGGAAGCGCGCGGCGCGACCCGGTGTGCCGAACTGGTGCGTCACGCCGCAGCCGTCTACCAACGCAGGGGTCTGCTGCGTTGA
- a CDS encoding propanediol/glycerol family dehydratase large subunit, with amino-acid sequence MRILDAKAVNLDGFSVADPTLGLAAMHSPHDPAPSLVVRDGVVVELDGKSASEFDVIDEFIARHGIDLETAGEAMELDDVVLARMAVDVNVPRSEVVRLIGGTTPAKLARVVALMTPVEMQMAMAKMRARRTPSNQAHVTNQLDDPLLIAADAASAVAYGFREVETTVPVLGDAPSNAVALLIGSQVGVPGALAQCSIEEALELRLGLRGLTSYAETISIYGTEQVFVDGDDTPFSKAILTSAYASRGLKMRVTSGGGAEVLMGAAEKCSILYLESRCVSLARALGSQGVQNGGIDGVGVVASVPEGMKELLAENLMVMLRDLESCAGNDNLISESDIRRSAHTLPVLLAGADFIFSGFGSIPRYDNTFALSNFNSDDMDDFLVLQRDWGADGGLRTVSAEHLARVRRRAATAVQAVYRDLGLADYDDARVDEVVVANGSRDLPAGHPKMVAEAAAAIEARQLTVFDVVAALHRTSFEPEAQAIMRLTAERLRGDQLQTSAIFDQDFNVLSKLTDPNDYAGPGTGYTLSEARRAEIDDIRQARTTAQLTADQADHHGHITFTPVENARQGSDPREVCIGLSPALGRSVWLTLCGLTVGEVLRQIEAGLEEEGCVARLVRVRSTIDVGLIGLTAAKLSGSGIGIGLQGKGTALIHRRDLAPLANLELFSVAPLLDADMYRQLGKNAARHAKGMAPIPIFTGGTDESISARYHARAVALVALEREACEPGESPVTVEARRA; translated from the coding sequence ATGCGGATCCTCGATGCGAAAGCGGTCAACCTGGACGGGTTCAGCGTTGCCGACCCGACTCTCGGCCTTGCCGCGATGCACAGCCCGCACGACCCGGCACCGTCTCTGGTGGTGCGCGACGGTGTCGTGGTCGAGCTGGACGGAAAATCCGCGAGCGAGTTCGACGTCATCGACGAGTTCATCGCCCGGCACGGCATCGACTTGGAGACGGCCGGTGAGGCGATGGAGCTCGACGACGTCGTGCTGGCCAGGATGGCCGTCGACGTCAATGTGCCGCGCTCCGAGGTGGTGCGCCTGATCGGCGGGACCACTCCGGCGAAGCTGGCCAGAGTGGTCGCGTTGATGACGCCCGTCGAGATGCAGATGGCGATGGCGAAGATGCGCGCCAGACGTACCCCGAGTAATCAAGCCCACGTCACCAACCAGCTCGACGATCCGCTGTTGATCGCCGCCGATGCGGCCAGCGCGGTGGCGTATGGCTTTCGGGAGGTCGAGACGACGGTGCCGGTGCTTGGTGATGCCCCGTCGAACGCCGTGGCGTTGCTGATCGGCAGCCAGGTGGGTGTACCAGGGGCGCTGGCCCAGTGTTCGATCGAAGAGGCCTTGGAGCTGCGGCTCGGCTTGCGCGGCCTGACCAGTTACGCCGAGACCATCTCGATCTACGGGACCGAGCAGGTGTTCGTCGACGGTGACGACACCCCGTTCTCGAAGGCAATTCTGACCTCGGCCTATGCCTCCCGCGGGCTGAAAATGCGGGTGACCAGCGGTGGCGGTGCCGAAGTTCTGATGGGTGCAGCAGAGAAGTGTTCGATCCTGTACCTGGAGTCGCGGTGTGTGTCGCTGGCCCGCGCGCTCGGGTCGCAGGGCGTGCAGAACGGCGGGATCGACGGTGTCGGCGTGGTGGCGTCGGTCCCCGAAGGCATGAAAGAGCTGCTGGCCGAGAACCTGATGGTGATGCTGCGCGACCTCGAGTCCTGCGCGGGCAACGACAACCTGATCTCGGAGTCGGACATTCGCCGCAGCGCCCACACCCTTCCCGTCCTGCTCGCCGGCGCGGATTTCATCTTCTCCGGATTCGGCTCGATTCCCCGCTACGACAATACTTTTGCGCTGTCGAACTTCAACTCCGACGACATGGACGACTTCCTGGTGTTGCAGCGGGACTGGGGAGCCGACGGCGGACTGCGGACGGTGTCGGCCGAGCACCTGGCGCGCGTGCGCCGGCGTGCGGCCACGGCGGTGCAAGCGGTCTACCGGGATCTCGGCCTTGCCGACTACGACGATGCCCGCGTCGACGAAGTGGTGGTGGCCAACGGATCTCGCGACCTGCCCGCCGGGCATCCCAAGATGGTCGCCGAGGCGGCGGCCGCGATCGAGGCTCGCCAGCTGACCGTCTTCGACGTCGTGGCCGCGCTGCACCGCACCAGCTTCGAACCGGAGGCGCAGGCGATCATGCGGCTGACCGCCGAACGACTGCGCGGCGACCAACTCCAGACGTCGGCCATCTTCGACCAGGACTTCAACGTGCTGTCCAAACTCACCGATCCCAATGACTATGCCGGCCCGGGAACGGGTTACACGTTGTCCGAGGCGCGGCGAGCGGAGATAGACGACATCCGACAAGCCCGGACGACGGCGCAGCTGACCGCCGATCAAGCCGACCACCACGGCCACATCACGTTCACCCCAGTCGAGAACGCCAGGCAGGGCAGCGATCCGCGCGAGGTCTGCATCGGTTTGTCGCCCGCGCTGGGGCGCAGCGTGTGGCTGACCCTGTGCGGGCTGACCGTCGGTGAGGTCCTGCGGCAGATCGAAGCCGGGCTGGAAGAGGAAGGCTGCGTGGCCCGGCTGGTGCGGGTGCGATCGACCATCGACGTAGGGCTGATTGGATTGACCGCCGCCAAGCTGTCCGGATCCGGGATCGGAATCGGCCTGCAGGGCAAGGGCACTGCTCTGATCCATCGACGAGACCTGGCGCCGCTGGCGAATCTCGAACTGTTCAGTGTGGCACCGCTGTTGGACGCGGACATGTACCGCCAGCTGGGCAAGAACGCCGCCCGCCACGCCAAGGGCATGGCACCGATACCCATCTTCACCGGCGGCACCGACGAGTCGATATCGGCCCGCTATCACGCCAGGGCGGTCGCGCTCGTCGCCCTGGAGCGTGAAGCATGTGAACCGGGCGAATCCCCCGTGACCGTCGAAGCGAGGCGAGCATGA